One stretch of Schlesneria sp. DSM 10557 DNA includes these proteins:
- a CDS encoding DUF1549 domain-containing protein, whose amino-acid sequence MSCSPLGLRFRVLSIAGLAYVLSAVSVGAAGEQPVSFVNDVVQVLTKAGCNSGACHAKAGNGQNGFQLSLLGFEPQEDFEHLVKEGRGRRLFTSAPEQSLLLKKASGQLPHGGGVRLEHSSPGYALLRDWIRQGAVYDNDSAPKFVSFELQPSRGSLKPNDQQQLCAIARYSDGTSRDVTELALYESSDRAMAEVTPQGLVKIQDISGNVAIMVRYQGHVAVYSASVPLGAPVEYVPAAKNFVDELVFSNLKEIGVPPSAVCDDATFLRRVSLDIGGRLPTAEEVKRFLADEDVNKRDRIIDALLQSSDYADFFASKWTALLKNRRDDTSDIVSNFAFHSWVRDSLLANKPYDQFVRELLGATGSVIGNPPVAWYKRVKDPKQQIEDVAQLFLGVRMQCAQCHHHPFERWSQDDYYSLAAFFTQVGRKPSSTRGEDMIFHKRGIAMATNVKTGVRLKPAALGDPAPEIMPDEDPRLRLADWMSSPQNPYFAKSLVNRYWKHFFQRGLIEPEDDIRDTNPPTNPVLLSALEKHFISSGFDLKDLVRTLTRSQTYQLSEIPNAHNIADRQDYSRYYPRRLQAEVLLDAIDQLTDSPTDFPNLPPGTRAVALPDNSYNRSSMFLRVFGRPEGESVCECERVNSSSLAQSLHLINSAEMKSKLANPNGRAERLAKEEKPVDEKIRELYLSAFSREPRPDELKTAIDFLTEPQVGADGQPVDAQKAARENFQDLIWALINTKEFLFNH is encoded by the coding sequence ATGTCCTGTTCTCCTTTAGGTCTTCGATTTCGAGTCCTTTCCATTGCGGGACTCGCTTACGTTCTGAGTGCAGTTTCCGTGGGAGCAGCAGGTGAGCAACCTGTCAGTTTTGTGAACGATGTCGTTCAAGTACTGACAAAGGCAGGGTGCAACTCGGGGGCTTGCCATGCGAAAGCAGGCAACGGTCAGAACGGCTTTCAATTGTCTTTGCTCGGTTTCGAACCCCAAGAAGATTTTGAACACCTCGTGAAAGAAGGGCGTGGCCGACGGTTGTTTACGTCAGCGCCCGAACAAAGCTTGCTGTTAAAGAAGGCCTCAGGTCAGCTTCCGCACGGCGGTGGCGTACGACTCGAACACTCGTCGCCCGGCTATGCATTACTGCGGGATTGGATTCGGCAGGGGGCTGTTTACGACAATGACAGTGCCCCTAAGTTCGTTTCATTCGAACTTCAACCGAGTCGTGGTTCACTCAAACCTAATGACCAGCAACAGTTGTGTGCGATCGCTCGATATTCCGATGGCACGAGTCGCGATGTCACCGAATTGGCGCTGTATGAATCCAGCGACAGGGCGATGGCAGAGGTGACGCCTCAGGGGTTGGTGAAAATCCAGGACATTTCCGGAAATGTCGCGATTATGGTCCGCTACCAGGGGCATGTGGCGGTGTATAGCGCTTCGGTCCCATTAGGTGCCCCGGTCGAATACGTCCCCGCAGCCAAAAATTTCGTCGATGAATTGGTTTTCTCTAACCTGAAAGAGATCGGCGTTCCTCCGTCAGCCGTCTGCGATGACGCCACGTTTCTCCGAAGAGTTTCACTTGATATTGGGGGGCGCTTACCAACCGCAGAGGAAGTGAAGAGATTTCTGGCAGACGAAGATGTCAATAAGCGAGATCGAATCATCGATGCCTTATTGCAAAGTTCTGACTATGCAGATTTTTTCGCGAGTAAGTGGACAGCCCTGCTCAAAAATCGACGCGACGATACCAGTGACATCGTCTCCAATTTTGCCTTTCATTCCTGGGTCCGTGATAGTCTGCTGGCAAACAAGCCGTATGATCAATTCGTGCGAGAGCTGTTGGGGGCTACAGGGAGCGTGATCGGCAATCCGCCGGTCGCCTGGTACAAGCGCGTCAAAGACCCGAAACAACAGATCGAAGACGTGGCTCAGCTGTTTCTGGGCGTTCGGATGCAGTGTGCCCAATGCCACCATCATCCGTTTGAGCGATGGAGTCAGGACGACTACTACTCGCTGGCCGCTTTTTTCACTCAAGTTGGTAGAAAACCGTCGTCAACCCGTGGCGAAGACATGATTTTTCACAAGCGTGGTATCGCGATGGCGACCAATGTGAAAACGGGAGTCCGGCTAAAACCCGCGGCACTAGGGGACCCTGCTCCTGAGATCATGCCCGATGAAGATCCTCGGCTGCGACTGGCTGATTGGATGAGTTCCCCGCAGAATCCGTACTTCGCTAAATCATTGGTCAACCGATATTGGAAGCACTTTTTCCAACGAGGATTGATCGAGCCCGAAGACGACATCCGCGATACCAATCCACCGACGAATCCCGTGCTGCTTTCGGCACTGGAAAAACACTTCATCTCCAGCGGATTCGATTTGAAAGATTTGGTCCGCACACTGACGCGTTCCCAAACATATCAGCTCAGCGAGATTCCGAATGCCCACAACATCGCAGACCGTCAAGATTACTCGCGGTACTACCCGCGACGGTTACAGGCAGAGGTTCTGCTTGACGCCATCGATCAACTGACAGACAGCCCCACGGACTTTCCAAACCTGCCGCCGGGAACACGAGCTGTGGCCTTACCTGACAATAGTTACAATCGATCGTCCATGTTTCTGCGGGTTTTTGGACGACCCGAAGGTGAAAGTGTCTGTGAATGCGAACGTGTTAATTCCTCTAGCCTCGCCCAAAGCTTGCACCTGATCAATTCGGCCGAGATGAAGTCAAAACTGGCCAATCCAAACGGTCGAGCCGAGCGACTCGCCAAAGAAGAGAAACCAGTCGATGAGAAAATTCGGGAACTGTATCTGTCTGCATTCTCACGTGAACCTCGGCCCGATGAACTGAAGACGGCGATCGATTTTTTGACCGAACCGCAGGTCGGTGCCGACGGTCAACCCGTCGATGCACAAAAGGCTGCGAGAGAAAATTTTCAAGATTTGATCTGGGCTTTGATCAATACCAAAGAATTCTTGTTCAATCATTAG
- a CDS encoding DUF2314 domain-containing protein, translating to MRYVTTAMFLSMSLSVSVSVVLTTGCDTRNQLPDVPHRVTRIEDSDEEMNAAMQKAKETFHQFEKNWQRLDIEGYSIKLGLKTDHDGLEHIWFTPTKIDANQITATCANDPVEISRLKFGDTVKVDRSAVSDWMIHENGKCYGGYTIRILAEREPDHAPPLIYADYPE from the coding sequence TTGAGATACGTCACAACCGCAATGTTCCTGTCCATGTCCCTGTCCGTGTCCGTGTCCGTGGTACTCACCACTGGATGCGACACGCGGAACCAGCTTCCCGACGTTCCGCATCGGGTGACACGGATCGAAGACTCCGACGAGGAAATGAACGCGGCGATGCAGAAAGCCAAGGAGACATTCCACCAGTTCGAAAAGAATTGGCAGCGGCTGGATATTGAAGGTTACAGCATCAAACTGGGCCTCAAAACAGATCACGATGGACTGGAACACATTTGGTTTACTCCCACCAAGATTGACGCCAACCAGATTACCGCGACCTGCGCAAATGACCCCGTCGAAATCTCACGCCTCAAGTTCGGAGACACGGTCAAAGTCGATCGGTCCGCGGTGTCCGACTGGATGATCCACGAAAACGGAAAATGCTACGGCGGCTACACCATCCGCATCCTCGCCGAACGAGAACCAGACCACGCCCCACCCCTGATCTACGCCGACTACCCCGAGTAA
- a CDS encoding tetratricopeptide repeat protein yields MSIHISRAQLLYQQHRYSLAEDELRLALAEGTDAPTAHALLALCLYMQDKLDEAITEAEAAIGEAPQEALGFYALAAIQRHRRRWKEARTAIEEAIHLEPWDADHFGILASIEAGQYRWTQALEAAEQGLECDPDHVNCNNMRAVALVNLGRKDEAGQSIDATLSRNPEDAVTHANQGWTKLHQGLPADAATHFREALRLEPNLEWARLGMVEAMKGRFFLYGWLLKFFLWMTRFPPNVRFALVLGMVFGQFALTSLMRMAPMLEPLAGPISLVYVLFVWMTWTAPSLFNLVLQTDSFGRLILSPSERLESMLIGACLVMGLLVASVSFLYDLAIAPVFWKTGLLYLGLMLPLSATFRQSPEHRTLFAVYTLGVAICILMATYTTWDFANRINPVLREPTLPQELEQHIRAAGAKSSQWFRYSVWGIVLSTWLSAGSSLRSGRS; encoded by the coding sequence ATGAGCATCCACATCAGTCGTGCGCAACTTCTGTACCAGCAGCATCGCTACAGCCTGGCCGAGGACGAGCTGCGGTTGGCCCTGGCGGAAGGGACCGATGCGCCCACCGCGCACGCGTTGCTCGCCCTGTGCCTGTACATGCAGGACAAGCTGGACGAAGCGATCACGGAAGCGGAAGCCGCGATCGGGGAGGCACCGCAAGAGGCCTTAGGCTTCTATGCACTCGCAGCAATCCAGCGACATCGGCGGCGCTGGAAAGAAGCCCGGACAGCAATTGAAGAAGCCATTCATCTCGAACCCTGGGACGCAGATCACTTCGGTATTCTGGCGAGCATCGAAGCGGGACAATATCGCTGGACGCAAGCGCTGGAGGCGGCCGAACAAGGACTGGAATGTGACCCGGATCACGTCAACTGCAATAACATGCGAGCGGTTGCACTCGTCAATCTCGGTCGTAAAGACGAGGCCGGCCAGTCCATCGACGCCACGCTGAGCCGGAATCCCGAGGACGCCGTCACTCACGCCAATCAGGGTTGGACGAAACTGCACCAGGGACTTCCTGCTGACGCCGCGACGCATTTTCGCGAAGCATTACGGCTGGAACCGAATCTGGAGTGGGCGCGGCTGGGCATGGTAGAAGCCATGAAGGGGCGATTCTTCCTTTACGGCTGGTTACTGAAATTCTTTCTCTGGATGACCCGCTTCCCTCCCAATGTCCGATTCGCCCTGGTCCTGGGAATGGTTTTCGGCCAGTTTGCCCTCACAAGCCTCATGCGAATGGCTCCAATGCTTGAGCCACTGGCGGGGCCCATCAGCCTCGTCTACGTCCTGTTCGTCTGGATGACCTGGACCGCTCCGTCGTTGTTCAATCTGGTCCTGCAAACCGACTCCTTCGGCCGGCTGATTCTCAGTCCGAGCGAACGCCTGGAATCAATGCTGATCGGCGCCTGCCTGGTCATGGGCCTGCTGGTCGCTTCAGTCTCTTTCCTTTACGACCTCGCAATCGCCCCGGTCTTCTGGAAAACGGGACTGTTGTATCTGGGGCTGATGCTACCGCTGTCCGCCACCTTTCGGCAGAGTCCTGAACATCGAACGCTGTTCGCCGTCTACACATTGGGCGTCGCGATCTGCATTCTGATGGCGACCTACACGACCTGGGATTTCGCAAACAGAATCAACCCGGTCCTGCGTGAGCCAACACTCCCTCAGGAACTGGAACAGCACATCAGAGCTGCGGGGGCAAAATCATCACAGTGGTTCCGATATTCCGTCTGGGGAATCGTCCTCTCAACCTGGCTCAGTGCCGGATCGAGTCTCAGATCAGGTCGAAGCTGA
- a CDS encoding AAA family ATPase, whose translation MAGDDSIRGLREALAQTPDNVPLRKLLAETLLGFGRADEAEQEFREALSRDRNNAELKLGLARAFEQQGKSSHAIVIVEQLIKDRDTPAAAYLLHSRLLFQQGDIEFAVTEYRRAVSEDESLRDPVFAAELGVDADETSDVVEGKVRAAWNGDDDSSSPSLSSVERPKINFGSVGGMDALKEEIRMKIIYPLQHREMFAAYGKTIGGGILMYGPPGCGKTHLARATAGEINAEFICIGINDVLDMWIGNSEKKLHELFDYARSHQPCVLFFDEVDALGASRTDMKTSASRHLVNQFLAELDGAKSSNEGVLILAATNAPWHLDPAFRRPGRFDRILFVPPPDEPARADILRLHLTGKPVETIDHGQVARKTKDFSGADMKAIVDQTVEAKLREAMKTMRPIPITTGDLVSAAASLRPSTKEWFTSARNYALYSNQGGLYDDILKYLKLK comes from the coding sequence TTGGCTGGAGATGACAGCATTCGCGGTTTGCGAGAGGCCCTTGCTCAGACACCCGACAACGTCCCTCTGCGAAAACTGCTGGCAGAGACGCTGCTGGGTTTCGGGCGCGCGGATGAAGCCGAACAGGAATTCCGCGAAGCCCTCTCTCGCGATCGGAACAATGCGGAACTGAAGCTGGGACTGGCGCGCGCGTTTGAGCAACAGGGAAAATCGTCCCACGCGATTGTGATCGTCGAACAACTGATTAAAGACCGGGATACCCCCGCAGCCGCCTATCTGCTCCATTCGCGATTACTGTTTCAGCAGGGGGATATCGAGTTCGCGGTGACCGAGTATCGTCGCGCCGTCAGCGAGGACGAATCGCTGCGCGACCCTGTCTTCGCTGCAGAACTGGGAGTAGACGCCGATGAAACGTCAGACGTCGTTGAGGGGAAAGTTCGAGCGGCCTGGAATGGTGATGACGACTCCTCGTCGCCGTCCCTCAGTTCCGTCGAGCGTCCGAAGATCAACTTTGGGTCGGTCGGCGGCATGGACGCCCTCAAAGAAGAAATTCGCATGAAGATTATTTACCCGCTGCAGCATCGCGAGATGTTCGCGGCCTACGGGAAGACAATCGGCGGCGGAATCCTGATGTACGGCCCCCCGGGCTGCGGCAAGACGCACCTTGCACGGGCCACGGCGGGCGAAATCAATGCCGAATTCATCTGCATCGGGATCAACGATGTCCTGGATATGTGGATTGGAAACAGCGAGAAGAAACTGCACGAGCTCTTCGACTATGCCCGGTCGCATCAACCGTGTGTCCTGTTCTTCGACGAAGTGGATGCCCTGGGTGCCAGTCGTACAGATATGAAGACGAGTGCCTCTCGGCATCTGGTGAATCAGTTCCTGGCGGAACTCGACGGCGCCAAATCGTCGAATGAAGGGGTGTTGATTCTGGCAGCGACCAACGCACCCTGGCACCTGGATCCGGCATTTCGGCGTCCCGGCCGATTCGACCGTATCCTGTTCGTTCCACCACCCGATGAACCGGCTCGCGCAGACATCCTGCGATTGCACCTGACGGGCAAGCCGGTCGAGACCATTGACCACGGACAGGTGGCTCGAAAAACAAAGGACTTCTCCGGGGCTGATATGAAGGCCATCGTCGATCAGACGGTCGAAGCAAAGCTGCGGGAAGCAATGAAGACAATGCGGCCGATTCCCATCACAACCGGGGATCTGGTTTCCGCAGCTGCCAGCCTGCGACCCTCGACAAAAGAATGGTTCACGTCAGCCCGCAATTATGCACTGTATTCCAACCAGGGTGGTCTGTACGACGATATCCTCAAGTACTTGAAACTCAAATGA
- a CDS encoding F0F1 ATP synthase subunit gamma, with amino-acid sequence MAQTLEAMRRRKESASDLYSVVRVMKALAAANIRQCEKAVESLHDYARTVEDGLQIAVRHRAGMLGNDPVPGKRWCVVVFGSDQGMCGSFNEQITQYALEEFRTLTSSPEDLTLLAVGLRIVGRLEDAGYPIAEDLMVPSTIDNITPRVNDLLLKIEQLRFQKGINQFLLIHHRPAGSSFQPDKRQLLPIDRKWLHDLSHKKWNSQSLPTYTLEWEQLFSSLVRQHLFVTLYRAFAESMASENSSRLASMQAAEKNIETHLNELTKEYHQRRQQGITEELLDIVAGFETLTQKSRAKTP; translated from the coding sequence ATGGCACAAACCCTCGAGGCAATGCGACGGCGAAAAGAGAGCGCCAGTGACCTGTACTCGGTCGTGCGCGTGATGAAAGCCCTCGCCGCCGCCAATATCCGGCAGTGCGAAAAAGCGGTCGAATCGCTCCACGACTATGCCCGGACGGTCGAAGACGGTCTCCAGATCGCCGTTCGACATCGGGCCGGGATGCTGGGGAACGATCCTGTGCCCGGCAAACGCTGGTGCGTCGTCGTCTTTGGGTCGGACCAGGGAATGTGCGGCTCATTCAACGAACAGATCACTCAGTACGCATTGGAGGAATTCCGCACGCTCACGAGTAGTCCCGAGGATCTGACTTTGCTCGCCGTCGGTCTCCGCATCGTCGGACGACTGGAAGATGCAGGCTATCCCATCGCTGAGGATTTGATGGTCCCCAGCACGATCGACAACATCACACCTCGTGTGAATGACCTGCTGCTGAAGATTGAACAGCTCCGCTTCCAAAAGGGAATCAACCAATTCCTGCTCATCCACCATCGCCCCGCCGGGTCATCATTCCAACCTGACAAACGACAGTTGTTGCCCATCGACCGGAAATGGCTTCACGATCTGTCCCACAAAAAGTGGAACTCCCAATCCCTTCCCACCTACACACTCGAATGGGAACAGCTCTTTTCATCGCTTGTTCGGCAGCACCTGTTCGTCACGCTCTATCGCGCATTCGCGGAGTCCATGGCGAGCGAGAATTCGAGTCGGCTGGCGTCGATGCAGGCCGCTGAGAAAAACATCGAGACCCACCTGAACGAACTGACCAAAGAATATCACCAGCGAAGACAGCAAGGGATTACTGAGGAACTGCTGGACATCGTCGCAGGCTTCGAAACCCTGACACAAAAGTCACGGGCAAAAACCCCATAG
- a CDS encoding alternate F1F0 ATPase, F1 subunit alpha produces the protein MPTVQPNLTSTLAETFALIDHSLSRSQSELATQEVGRVISVGQGVAQVRGIPGVQAEELIRFHGGTLGMAYNLDPEEVGVVLLGSSNKLIAGIPAYRTGRILDVPVGDQLIGRVVSALGQPLDDQGPLRMPLRRTIERPAPPIMHRAPVTKPLQTGIKAIDSLLPIGRGQRELIVGDRQTGKTAIALDTILNQRNTNVLCVYCAIGQRNSAVAKFLAQLQHYDALKYTLVVVASGDDSPGVQFIAPYAATTMAEYFMEQGRDVLIIYDDLTRHARAYRELSLLLRRPPGREAYPGDIFYLHSRLLERSTHLREEYGGGSLTALPIAETQSQNISAYIPTNLISITDGQIVLSPDLFRKGNLPAIDVGKSVSRVGGKAQLPCYRSVAGELRLSYSQFEELEVFARFGTRIDDETRKLLERGRRVREVFKQMQYETMPPAEQVAVLLAAIEGVLNQVPLANVHKAEQAICEAVNANLSDLLARMTSAEKLMKEDREELLKVAAAAIESLKE, from the coding sequence ATGCCCACCGTGCAGCCTAATCTGACTTCGACTTTGGCTGAGACGTTCGCGCTCATCGATCACAGCCTTTCACGGTCGCAGTCAGAACTCGCCACTCAGGAAGTCGGACGAGTCATCTCTGTCGGCCAGGGAGTCGCACAAGTCCGCGGGATTCCCGGAGTACAGGCCGAGGAACTGATCCGCTTTCACGGCGGTACTCTGGGGATGGCTTACAACCTGGACCCTGAGGAAGTTGGCGTAGTGCTGCTCGGGTCGAGCAATAAGTTGATCGCAGGAATCCCTGCCTATCGAACGGGACGCATCCTGGATGTTCCCGTCGGCGATCAATTGATCGGCCGGGTCGTCAGCGCACTCGGGCAACCCCTCGATGATCAGGGCCCGTTACGCATGCCACTGCGACGGACGATCGAACGGCCCGCACCACCGATCATGCATCGTGCTCCGGTGACGAAGCCGCTGCAGACGGGGATCAAAGCCATCGATTCACTTCTGCCCATTGGTCGCGGCCAGCGGGAATTGATTGTTGGCGACCGCCAGACCGGTAAAACCGCAATTGCCCTCGATACCATTCTCAACCAGCGGAATACGAATGTCCTGTGTGTCTACTGCGCGATCGGACAACGCAACTCAGCCGTCGCCAAGTTCCTCGCTCAACTTCAGCATTATGACGCCCTGAAATACACACTGGTCGTCGTCGCCTCGGGGGACGACTCACCGGGAGTCCAGTTCATCGCACCGTACGCTGCGACCACAATGGCCGAGTACTTCATGGAGCAGGGACGGGATGTCCTCATTATCTATGATGACCTGACGCGACATGCCCGTGCCTACCGCGAGCTCTCATTGCTGCTCCGTCGACCGCCCGGCCGCGAAGCTTACCCCGGCGATATTTTTTATCTTCATTCCCGGTTGCTGGAACGCTCGACACACCTGCGCGAAGAATATGGGGGCGGTTCGCTGACGGCACTGCCGATTGCAGAAACCCAGTCCCAGAACATTTCGGCTTACATCCCCACAAACCTGATTTCCATCACCGACGGACAAATCGTGCTCTCGCCGGATCTGTTCCGCAAAGGAAACCTCCCCGCCATCGATGTCGGAAAATCCGTCTCCCGAGTCGGGGGCAAAGCACAACTCCCCTGCTATCGGTCCGTTGCCGGGGAACTGCGACTTTCCTACTCGCAGTTTGAAGAGCTCGAAGTCTTCGCCCGCTTCGGCACCCGCATCGATGACGAGACCCGCAAGTTGCTGGAACGGGGTCGACGCGTCCGCGAAGTCTTTAAGCAGATGCAGTATGAAACCATGCCGCCGGCCGAACAGGTGGCCGTCCTTCTGGCGGCAATTGAAGGAGTGCTGAATCAGGTTCCTCTGGCCAACGTTCACAAAGCAGAACAAGCCATCTGCGAGGCGGTCAACGCAAACCTTTCCGACCTGCTCGCCCGGATGACCTCCGCCGAAAAACTGATGAAGGAAGATCGCGAAGAACTGCTGAAAGTCGCCGCCGCTGCGATCGAGAGCCTCAAGGAGTAA
- a CDS encoding F0F1 ATP synthase subunit delta: MQIDWFTLIAQIINFAILVWLLHYLLYDRIVRAMDEREKKIVSQLESAAEERKAAAAEKETYRARIHEADQQKQAMLAEAKQEAEAYRQQLIKKAEANSEEVRSQWYEALERERTEILDDVQEKVAQQVVSITRHAMNQIANTDLESHVLNAFLNHWDALDEREHQAMVSAAREASGHAEVRTSFPVAEDLREQLRTHLAESLKQDLEIEFTTIPELICGIELRIQSQRLVWSLDSYLTDLENVIFQSIEEKVIEHGKPQSDKA, translated from the coding sequence GTGCAAATCGACTGGTTTACCCTGATCGCACAGATCATTAACTTCGCCATCCTGGTCTGGCTGCTGCATTACCTGCTGTACGATCGAATCGTCCGGGCAATGGACGAGCGAGAGAAAAAGATCGTCAGCCAGTTGGAATCCGCCGCCGAAGAACGTAAGGCGGCAGCGGCCGAGAAAGAGACATACCGCGCCAGGATTCACGAAGCAGATCAACAAAAGCAGGCAATGCTGGCCGAAGCCAAACAGGAAGCCGAGGCCTATCGACAGCAGTTGATCAAGAAAGCGGAAGCGAATTCCGAAGAGGTCCGCTCGCAGTGGTACGAAGCCCTTGAGCGGGAACGGACGGAAATCCTCGACGACGTACAAGAGAAAGTCGCTCAGCAGGTCGTCTCGATCACGCGCCACGCGATGAATCAGATCGCCAACACCGATCTCGAATCGCACGTTCTGAACGCCTTTCTGAACCATTGGGATGCACTCGATGAACGCGAACATCAGGCGATGGTGAGTGCCGCCCGAGAAGCGTCAGGACACGCCGAAGTAAGAACCTCATTTCCCGTCGCGGAAGATCTGCGCGAGCAACTCCGAACACATCTCGCCGAGTCACTCAAGCAGGACTTGGAAATCGAATTCACGACGATTCCCGAGTTGATCTGCGGAATCGAGCTCCGAATCCAGTCCCAACGCCTGGTCTGGAGTCTCGATTCCTACCTGACAGACCTCGAGAACGTGATCTTTCAATCCATTGAAGAAAAAGTGATCGAGCATGGTAAGCCCCAAAGCGATAAAGCCTGA
- a CDS encoding F0F1 ATP synthase subunit C, which yields MNSVDLIGMVSIITAGATIGFGAPLTAIGEGYAIAKAMTALAQQPDASPTITRTLFIAIAMIESSAIYCFVVSMILIFANPFWNHVVQAAGGQ from the coding sequence ATGAATAGTGTCGATTTGATCGGCATGGTTTCGATCATCACGGCGGGCGCAACGATTGGATTTGGTGCGCCGCTGACTGCAATTGGTGAAGGGTATGCGATTGCCAAAGCCATGACGGCACTGGCACAGCAGCCGGATGCTTCACCTACGATCACGCGAACGCTGTTCATCGCGATCGCCATGATCGAATCCTCTGCCATCTACTGCTTCGTGGTGTCGATGATCCTCATCTTCGCAAACCCATTCTGGAATCACGTGGTTCAAGCTGCAGGAGGCCAGTAG
- a CDS encoding F0F1 ATP synthase subunit A, translating to MNITPDTIIYFQAGFVKINATLVFTWLVMFLLAAGSWLITRNLSSGTNLSRGQNLLEIIVNMIQSQLREVTEQDPGRFLPFIGTLFLFILTCNTLSIVPGFHPPTGSLSTTGALALCVFVAVPYFGITSRGWKAYLGDYLKPTPMMLPFNIMGELTRTLSLAIRLFGNMMSGSMIAATVLAIAPLLFPIVMNALGLLLGVIQAYIFSILALVFIASASRSHDQLHATQDLTSENGDLS from the coding sequence ATGAATATTACTCCCGACACGATCATCTACTTCCAGGCAGGGTTCGTGAAAATCAATGCGACCCTGGTCTTTACCTGGCTGGTGATGTTCCTGCTGGCAGCAGGATCATGGTTGATCACTCGAAATCTCTCGAGCGGCACAAATCTCAGCCGAGGGCAAAATCTGCTCGAAATCATCGTCAATATGATCCAGAGCCAGTTGCGCGAAGTGACCGAGCAAGACCCCGGTCGCTTCCTGCCCTTTATCGGCACCTTGTTCCTGTTCATTCTGACCTGTAACACCCTCTCGATCGTTCCCGGCTTTCATCCCCCGACCGGGTCCCTCTCAACGACCGGGGCACTGGCACTATGTGTGTTCGTCGCTGTCCCTTACTTCGGTATTACCTCCCGAGGCTGGAAAGCCTACCTGGGTGATTATCTCAAGCCGACTCCCATGATGCTCCCCTTCAATATCATGGGCGAACTGACCCGGACCTTATCTCTGGCCATCCGTCTTTTCGGCAACATGATGAGCGGTTCGATGATCGCAGCAACCGTGCTGGCAATTGCGCCGCTGCTGTTCCCGATTGTGATGAATGCCCTGGGGCTGCTGCTCGGTGTCATTCAAGCCTACATCTTCTCAATCCTGGCTCTGGTCTTTATTGCCTCAGCAAGCCGCAGCCATGATCAATTACATGCAACGCAGGACCTCACCTCAGAAAACGGAGATCTTTCATGA
- a CDS encoding ATP synthase subunit I, which yields MTTLDFIYLVLAFGAGLAVGLLYFGGLWLTIQQLPRTRMPVLLVMTSAIIRTLVTIGVFYLIMGDRWERAIACLVGFITMRLFWVASVRSLQASESSIRKEEMPQ from the coding sequence TTGACGACCCTGGACTTTATCTACCTGGTACTGGCCTTCGGGGCTGGACTGGCCGTCGGGTTGCTCTACTTCGGCGGCCTGTGGCTTACCATCCAGCAGCTTCCCCGAACACGCATGCCCGTACTACTCGTCATGACCAGTGCGATTATCCGCACTCTGGTGACGATCGGTGTGTTCTATCTCATCATGGGGGACCGCTGGGAACGGGCAATCGCCTGTCTTGTTGGCTTTATCACGATGCGGCTGTTCTGGGTTGCCTCAGTTCGATCTCTCCAGGCAAGTGAGTCATCCATTCGTAAAGAAGAAATGCCGCAATGA
- a CDS encoding AtpZ/AtpI family protein, with protein MSEQPRDRNAPLDDPQLVSPNLDRFRKQIEAREQQKVSARQHKDHTLLVGFSAFGAVGWSIAVPTLLGVILGLWLDRRFPGHFSWSLAMLLAGVTLGCLSAWLWVSKEQQSIDNRRNDSH; from the coding sequence ATGTCTGAGCAACCTCGTGACCGCAACGCGCCTCTGGATGATCCGCAACTCGTATCTCCCAACCTCGACCGCTTCCGAAAACAAATTGAAGCCCGCGAACAGCAGAAAGTCTCTGCGCGCCAGCACAAGGACCATACGCTGCTGGTGGGATTCAGTGCCTTTGGAGCAGTCGGATGGTCCATCGCCGTCCCGACGCTGCTTGGTGTGATACTTGGACTCTGGCTTGATCGAAGATTCCCCGGCCACTTCTCATGGTCGTTGGCGATGCTATTAGCCGGCGTCACATTAGGCTGCCTGAGTGCCTGGCTTTGGGTCAGTAAAGAACAGCAGTCTATCGACAATCGGAGGAATGATTCTCATTGA